Proteins from a single region of Gorilla gorilla gorilla isolate KB3781 chromosome 16, NHGRI_mGorGor1-v2.1_pri, whole genome shotgun sequence:
- the POLR2M gene encoding protein GRINL1A produces the protein MCSLPRGFEPQAPEDLAQRSLVELREMLKRQERLLRNEKFICKLPDKGKKIFDSFAKLKAAIAECEEVRRKSELFHPVSLDCKLRQKAIAEVDVGTDKAQNSDPILDTSSLVPGCSSVDNIKSSQTSQNQELGRPTLEGDEETSEVEYTVNKGPASSNRDRVPPSSEASEHHPQHRVSSQAEDTSSSFDNLFIDRLQRITIADQGEQQSEENASTKNLTGLSSGTQKKPHYMEVLEMRAKNPVPQLRKFKTNVLPFRQNDSSSHCQKSGSPISSEERRRRDKQHLDDITAARLLPLHHMPTQLLSIEESLALQKQQKQNYEEMQAKLAAQKLAERLNIKMRSYNPEGESSGRYREVRDEDDDWSSDEF, from the exons ATGTGCTCGCTGCCCCGCGGCTTCGAGCCCCAAGCTCCCGAGGACTTGGCGCAGCGGAGTTTGGTGGAGCTGCGGGAAATGTTGAAGCGCCAGGAGAGACTTTTGCGCAACGA AAAATTCATTTGCAAATTGCCCGACAAAGGTAAAAAGATCTTTGActcttttgccaaactgaaagcCGCCATTGCAGAATGTGAAGAAGTTAGAAGAAAAAGTGAACTGTTTCACCCTGTTAGTTTAGACTGTAAGCTAAGGCAAAAAGCAATTGCAGAAGTTGATGTGGGTACAGATAAGGCCCAGAATTCTGACCCGATACTTGATACTTCATCACTAGTTCCTGGATGTTCCTCTGTAGATAACATCAAGTCATCTCAAACCTCACAAAACCAGGAACTTGGACGTCCTACTCTTGAAGGTGATGAAGAGACTTCAGAGGTTGAGTACACAGTGAATAAGGGCCCAGCTTCCAGCAATAGAGACAGGGTACCACCTTCATCTGAAGCTAGTGAGCATCACCCGCAGCATCGTGTTTCAAGTCAAGCAGAAGATACTTCCAGCAGCTTTGACAACCTGTTTATTGACAGGTTACAGAGGATCACCATTGCGGACCAAGGTGAACAACAGTCAGAAGAAAACGCAAGTACTAAGAACTTGACAGGCCTTTCTAGTGGGACTCAGAAGAAACCTCATTACATGGAAGTGCTAGAAATGCGAGCCAAAAACCCAGTGCCCCAGCTGCGTAAATTTAAAACCAATGT GTTACCTTTTCGACAAAATGATTCATCTAGTCATTGCCAGAAGAGTGGGTCTCCTATTTCCTCAGAAGAGCGGCGGCGCAGGGATAAGCAGCATCTTGATGACATCACAGCAGCTCGGCTTCTACCACTTCACCATATGCCCACGCAGCTGCTCTCCATAGAAGAATCCTTGGCACTTCAGAAACAGCAGAAACAGAATTATGAG GAGATGCAAGCAAAGCTCGCagcgcaaaaattagctgaaagaCTGAATATTAAAATGCGGAGTTATAATCCAGAAGGGGAGTCTTCAGGGAGATACCGTGAAGTAAGGGATGAAGATGACGATTGGTCCTCTGATGAATTCTGA